A genomic window from Methanobacterium sp. BRmetb2 includes:
- the nrdD gene encoding anaerobic ribonucleoside-triphosphate reductase — translation MKDARIIAALPTKAETCVLKNNGIYEKFSHEKIVKSCLMVDAPLWAAEKIASQVATSAYDGISTAEIKMLVFDTLKKVDITVADKYLATNKLRVRTSRDTIESFDKSKIANTLVVETGASPEVADRIASEVWKELKKLDVEFLSGPMIREIVNTKLVEHGLVTLRKRYTRLGIPVFNITSLIENGSRDNANMIHNPETVHKYVADEALKQYALLHILPTELADAHMAGDIHVHDLEFFAGRPLNCLQHDLRLFIKHGLKVDGTGDHTSVAGPPNHIETLMNHAGEIMLAAQQNMSGGQAMSLWNVFVAPFARGLPYEKVKQAVQMFIYNLNMAYAARGSQVPFTSINMEFTVPKFLQDEAAYGPKGKLAGVYGDFEDETRMLQRAFTETLLDGDADGKPHLFPNTIYTLRKEVLKNEFEEDLGLVHELSAKYGSAYFVNMLASYRNNMANYMGCRTALGDNWTGDWEKDCFRTGNLAYVTLNLPRIAYNARDDTEIFEYLDSYIDMAVQVLKLRREQAMNCLNNYNLLPFLKQEVEGDLYYKIENSTMSFGFVGLNEALQSYLGVGLENEEANKFGIKMIEHINERADKLKDETGWRWSVLQTPAESTAYRFATLDRKKYKDKAIVQGDQGAYYYTNSSHVPVNTDMMLPEKIKIESAYHPLTQGGHIFHAFMGESYSDPSSLMSLTDKIARKSDIGFWAYSSALSFCIKCKTLMKGLNDQCPTCGEKEDVEWYDRITGYVQQVGRAKSSSGGWNAGKRQELMDRRRF, via the coding sequence ATGAAAGATGCACGCATTATTGCTGCACTTCCCACGAAAGCCGAAACCTGTGTATTAAAAAACAATGGTATATACGAAAAGTTCAGCCACGAAAAAATAGTTAAATCATGCCTGATGGTGGATGCTCCACTTTGGGCTGCAGAAAAAATAGCATCTCAAGTTGCAACTTCAGCTTATGATGGTATTAGTACTGCTGAAATAAAAATGCTGGTATTTGATACCCTTAAAAAAGTTGATATAACTGTAGCGGATAAATATTTAGCAACTAACAAGCTGAGAGTTAGGACTTCCAGAGATACCATAGAATCATTTGATAAAAGCAAAATAGCCAATACACTGGTAGTTGAGACAGGGGCCTCTCCGGAAGTAGCAGACAGAATAGCTTCAGAAGTATGGAAAGAGCTTAAAAAACTGGACGTTGAATTTTTAAGCGGGCCAATGATAAGGGAAATTGTAAACACAAAACTGGTTGAGCACGGCTTGGTAACCTTGCGTAAAAGATACACAAGGCTGGGTATCCCTGTATTTAACATCACCTCACTCATAGAAAACGGATCCCGAGATAATGCTAACATGATTCATAACCCCGAAACAGTACATAAATACGTTGCTGATGAAGCACTAAAACAATATGCTTTACTTCACATCCTCCCTACTGAACTGGCAGATGCCCACATGGCCGGGGACATACATGTACATGATCTAGAATTCTTTGCTGGACGTCCATTAAACTGTTTACAACACGATTTACGATTATTTATCAAACACGGTTTGAAAGTTGATGGTACAGGGGATCATACCTCGGTGGCAGGACCACCAAATCACATAGAAACGCTCATGAACCATGCCGGTGAAATAATGCTGGCAGCTCAGCAGAACATGTCTGGCGGGCAAGCTATGAGTCTATGGAATGTTTTTGTAGCACCTTTTGCTCGAGGATTGCCATATGAAAAGGTAAAACAAGCAGTGCAGATGTTCATATACAACTTGAACATGGCTTATGCTGCTAGAGGTTCACAGGTTCCATTCACCTCAATTAACATGGAGTTTACTGTACCAAAATTTTTACAAGATGAAGCTGCATATGGACCTAAAGGTAAGTTAGCAGGTGTTTACGGTGACTTTGAAGATGAAACCCGAATGTTACAACGAGCCTTTACAGAAACCCTTTTAGATGGGGATGCTGATGGAAAACCGCATTTGTTCCCTAACACTATTTACACGTTACGTAAAGAAGTTTTAAAAAATGAATTTGAAGAGGATTTAGGATTGGTCCATGAACTCTCTGCAAAATATGGTTCGGCTTACTTTGTAAATATGTTAGCCAGTTATCGAAATAATATGGCCAATTATATGGGATGTAGAACTGCACTGGGAGATAATTGGACTGGAGACTGGGAAAAAGACTGCTTCAGGACGGGAAACTTGGCATATGTAACTTTGAATCTTCCAAGAATTGCTTATAATGCCCGTGATGACACTGAGATCTTCGAATACTTAGATTCCTATATTGACATGGCAGTACAAGTTCTTAAACTTAGAAGAGAACAGGCTATGAACTGTCTTAATAATTATAATTTACTCCCATTCCTTAAACAAGAAGTTGAAGGGGATCTTTATTACAAAATCGAAAATTCAACCATGTCCTTTGGATTTGTAGGGCTTAATGAAGCATTACAATCCTACTTGGGTGTGGGTTTGGAAAATGAAGAAGCTAATAAATTTGGAATAAAGATGATTGAACACATAAATGAACGAGCTGATAAACTTAAAGATGAGACAGGATGGAGGTGGAGTGTCCTGCAAACTCCTGCTGAGTCTACTGCCTATCGTTTTGCTACACTGGATCGTAAGAAATACAAAGATAAGGCCATTGTTCAGGGAGATCAAGGAGCTTACTACTACACCAATTCATCTCATGTTCCAGTTAACACTGATATGATGCTACCTGAGAAAATAAAAATTGAATCAGCCTATCATCCACTGACCCAGGGAGGACACATATTCCACGCCTTCATGGGAGAATCCTATTCAGATCCTTCTTCATTAATGAGTTTAACTGACAAGATTGCCAGAAAATCAGATATCGGATTCTGGGCCTACAGCTCAGCACTGAGTTTCTGTATTAAATGCAAAACATTAATGAAAGGTTTAAATGATCAGTGCCCTACCTGTGGCGAGAAAGAAGATGTAGAATGGTATGACCGTATTACTGGCTATGTTCAACAAGTAGGTCGTGCAAAATCTTCATCCGGCGGATGGAATGCAGGTAAAAGACAAGAATTGATGGATAGACGTAGATTTTAG